Part of the Bacteroidota bacterium genome, AAATTGTTGTGAGCTATCCGCATTTAAATCACTCTCAGGTATACGACGCACTTTCTTATTATTATGAAAATAAAAGAGAAATTGATAAAGAGATAAAACAGCAAAACCATGAGTTGGATATTCTAACACAAAAAAATTATAATGGGTCAGGTAAAATTATACTTGGATGAAGATATTCCAATTGGTATTGAATTGGCACTAAAAAGCCGTGGTTATGATGTTGTCAGCACAAGAAAAATGCATAATTTAGGAGCCACAGACAATAAACAATTAGAATTTGCAGTGAGTGAGGGAGGTTGTATTGTAACAAGAAATGCCAAAGATTTTATTTTGTTAGCTAAAGTATATTGGAAACAACAACGTAGCCATCATGGAATTATTCTTACACGGAAGGTAGATGTTAGTGTCCTCGTACATGCATTAGCCGTTTTTATCCATTCAAAGGCTTTAGAAGAAGTTAATAACCAAACGTGGTGGATATAAACGCGTGAAAATCTACACAAAAACCGGCGACAAAGGTGAAACCTCTCTCTATGGAGGAAAACGAGTCTCTAAAGCTGCTATTCGAATTGAAGCTTACGGAACCGTCGATGAACTGAATTCGGTTATCGGTATTTGCCGGGCAATGAACCCGCCCCAAAGAGTTGATGAGGCGCTTATTAAAATCCAGCATCAGCTTTTTACACTCGGCGCCGATTTAGCTTCGCCATTATCGAACAGAAAAAATAAAAATGTTCCGAGAATTTCTGAAGATGATGCAAAGTTTTTGGAAGAATTGATTGATAAGTTAGATTCAGAAATAAAGCCGCTTCGGAATTTTATACTTCCGGCCGGCTCATTGCTCACAGCCCATGTTCATTTTGCACGGACTGTTTGTCGCCGCACTGAAAGATTAGTCGTACAACTCTCTAAAAAAGAAAAGATGGGCACACAACCTATTATTTTTTTAAACCGTCTCTCCGATTTTTTGTTTGTGCTGGCAAGGTGGGTTAACCATCTTCAAAACGAAAATGAAATAACCTGGACCAAGAAAATATAAATTTTTTAAATAATTACAGAAAGCAATTTGTTATGCGTAACCGTCTCTTTTTTTTATTTATGATATTCCTATTCCTATTCCTTCCCAACCTTACCAATTCCCAAATCGGCAAAGATGGTATCCCCGAAGAAGAAGGGGAGAACAGGTCGTTGCGTGAAGAATGGTTTTACAAACAACGCGCTCTTCCTTTCGATGAGATACCAGAAAATGCTCGGATGCAAGCTTATGAACAGGATAAAATTCTTAGCAGGTTTTTCAACAAAAATTTATTGCAGGTTTCTTATCCTACTTGGATTAATGTTGGACCATCACCTGCGGCAACAATGTCGTACAGCCCACTCTGGGGAAATATTTCGGGAAGAATGCGGAGCGTTGCAGTCCATCCATTAAACCCGGATATCATTTACATCGGTGCTGCGAACGGCGGAGTTTGGAAAACTACGAATGGTGGATTGTCGTGGTTTCCATTAACTGAAAATGAAGCAAGCTTGGCTATGGGAGCTATCGCAATCGATCCGAATAATCCTGAAATAATTTTTGCTGGAACCGGTGAAGCATTAGCTGGAACAGACCGGACGACATACTTCGGCTCCGGTTTTCTTAAATCTACGAATGGAGGAAACACGTGGACAAGAATTACAAACGGTTTTGGCAGCAACACTCACTTCTCAAAAATTGCTGTCAGGTCATCCAACTCTAATTTTGTTTATGCGGCACTTGCTCAAGGTTTATGGTATGCTGCTACACCCAACAATCAAGGTGTTTGGCGGAGTACCGACGGTGGCACTAACTGGACTCGTACGCTCAATGTAACTCGTGCCTTTGATGTAATCATTCATCCGACAGGCCAAGATACAGTTTATGCTTCTGTTGGCAATGCG contains:
- a CDS encoding DUF5615 family PIN-like protein, yielding MGQVKLYLDEDIPIGIELALKSRGYDVVSTRKMHNLGATDNKQLEFAVSEGGCIVTRNAKDFILLAKVYWKQQRSHHGIILTRKVDVSVLVHALAVFIHSKALEEVNNQTWWI
- a CDS encoding cob(I)yrinic acid a,c-diamide adenosyltransferase translates to MKIYTKTGDKGETSLYGGKRVSKAAIRIEAYGTVDELNSVIGICRAMNPPQRVDEALIKIQHQLFTLGADLASPLSNRKNKNVPRISEDDAKFLEELIDKLDSEIKPLRNFILPAGSLLTAHVHFARTVCRRTERLVVQLSKKEKMGTQPIIFLNRLSDFLFVLARWVNHLQNENEITWTKKI